The Solanum lycopersicum chromosome 6, SLM_r2.1 genome has a window encoding:
- the LOC101255407 gene encoding peptidyl-prolyl cis-trans isomerase CYP19-4 — protein sequence MGPISKSPIASSTNTSPGQRGFLPLATAIDLLFNSVFTINCSSTLNIPSSLQLSLTTLTTILSPEIRAIMAATRFQPSIFLLCSLVVIGTLALAQAKSQENLKEVTHKVYFDVEIDGKPAGRIVMGLFGKTVPKTAENFRALCTGEKGVGKSGKPLHFKGSKFHRIIPSFMIQGGDFTLGDGRGGESIYGEKFADENFKIKHTGPGLLSMANAGSDTNGSQFFITTVTTTWLDGRHVVFGKVLSGMDVVYKMEAEGRQSGTPKSKVTIADSGELPL from the exons ATGGGGCCCATATCCAAAAGCCCAATTGCATCATCTACAAACACGTCACCAGGTCAACGTGGATTTCTTCCATTGGCTACTGCCATAGATCTTCTGTTTAACTCCGTATTTACAATAAATTGCTCTTCGACACTGAACATTCCATCGAGTCTTCAACTCTCACTCACAACTTTGACAACGATCCTCTCACCGGAGATACGAGCAATTATGGCTGCGACGAGATTTCAACCGTCCATTTTTCTCCTCTGCAGTTTGGTCGTGATCGGAACCCTAGCTCTTGCTCAG GCCAAATCCCAGGAAAATCTGAAAGAAGTTACTCACAAAGTTTACTTTGATGTTGAGATAGACGGTAAACCTGCCG GTCGTATTGTTATGGGTCTCTTTGGTAAAACAGTTCCTAAAACAGCAG AGAACTTCAGAGCATTGTGCACAG GGGAAAAGGGAGTTGGAAAGAGTGGCAAGCCTCTTCATTTCAAGGGGAGCAAATTCCACCGAATAATCCCCAGCTTCATGATTCAAGGTGGTGATTTCACCCTTGGTGATGGGCGTGGAGGGGAATCTATTTACGGTGAAAAGTTTGCGGATGAAAATTTCAAGATCAAGCACACTGGACCTG GGCTATTGTCAATGGCAAATGCTGGTTCTGACACCAATGGTTCACAATTCTTCATCACAACAGTCACAACTACATG gTTGGATGGTCGACATGTGGTCTTCGGAAAGGTTTTGTCTGGAATGGATGTCGTTTACAAGATGGAAGCTGAAGGAAGACAAAGTGGAACACCTAAAAGCAAAGTCACCATTGCAGACAGCGGTGAACTTCCTCTGTAA
- the LOC101246258 gene encoding uncharacterized protein, with amino-acid sequence MGIFSRHNRRPSFLPRYVVFFAFLFLALILFFEVDNLVSQTKTIVGHNLEPTPWHIFPAKSFDDESTYSKASTIIQCSYLTCSSSSHVVDIPRSTKPQSKSHKCPDFFKSIRYDLEPWAKSRISINHVMEAQKNAAFRVVIVGGKLFVDFYYACVQSRAMFTIWGILQLLRKYPGKVPDVDLMFDCMDKPIINRTEHSSMPVPLFRYCTTPNHYDIPFPDWSFWGWSEINIRPWNEEFKSIKEGSNSKSWTSKIPVAYWKGNPDVVSPIRLELLNCNDTKMWRAQIMRQNWTEEAKVGFEKSKLSKQCNHRYKIYAEGYAWSVSLKYILSCGSLPLIITPQYQDFFSRGLIPKKNYWPLPPFDLCPSIKQAVDWGNANPLEAEAIGKAGQDFMESLSIDRIYDYMYHLISEYAKLQDFVPVPPSSALELCIDTVLCFADDQQKRFLKKSLVFPSNESPCSLPI; translated from the exons ATGGGGATTTTTTCAAGGCATAATCGTCGACCATCTTTTCTCCCTCGTTACGTTGTCTTCTTTGCTTTTCTCTTCCTTGCTCTTATCCTCTTCTTCGAG GTGGACAACTTAGTTTCTCAGACAAAAACAATTGTTGGTCACAACTTAGAGCCAACGCCATGGCATATATTTCCTGCTAAATCTTTCGATGATGAATCTACTTATTCAAAGGCTTCCACGATCATACAATGCTCTTATCTTACTTGTAGTAGCAGTAGTCATGTCGTGGATATTCCTCGAAGCACCAAACCTCAATCTAAATCCCACAAGTGCCCTGATTTCTTCAAGAGCATACGTTATGATCTCGAGCCATGGGCCAAGTCTAGGATTTCGATTAACCATGTAATGGAAGCTCAGAAAAATGCAGCTTTTAGAGTTGTAATTGTTGGTGGAAAATTGTTTGTAGATTTTTACTATGCTTGTGTGCAGAGTAGAGCTATGTTTACAATTTGGGGAATATTGCAGCTACTCAGGAAATATCCTGGAAAAGTACCAGATGTTGATTTAATGTTTGATTGCATGGATAAGCCTATCATAAATCGAACGGAGCATTCTTCAATGCCTGTGCCTCTGTTTCGATACTGTACAACGCCAAACCATTACGATATACCATTTCCAGATTGGTCTTTCTGGGGCTG GTCTGAAATAAACATAAGACCGTGGAATGAAGAATTTAAAAGCATCAAAGAAGGTTCAAACTCTAAAAGTTGGACAAGTAAGATACCAGTAGCATACTGGAAAGGGAACCCAGACGTAGTTTCTCCTATTCGCTTAGAGTTGCTTAATTGCAACGACACTAAAATGTGGAGAGCACAAATTATGCGGCAG AATTGGACAGAAGAAGCAAAGGTCGGATTCGAGAAGTCCAAACTGTCAAAACAATGTAACCATAG GTACAAGATTTATGCAGAAGGATATGCATGGTCAGTGAGCTTGAAGTATATTCTATCATGTGGTTCTCTTCCCTTGATAATCACCCCACAGTATCAGGATTTCTTTAGTCGCGGTCTGATCCCGAAGAAAAATTACTGGCCACTTCCCCCATTTGATTTATGCCCTTCTATAAAACAAGCAGTTGATTGGGGTAATGCAAATCCATTGGag GCTGAAGCGATTGGAAAAGCAGGACAAGACTTCATGGAGAGTTTGAGTATCGATCGGATTTATGATTACATGTATCACTTGATTTCAGAATATGCAAAGCTGCAGGATTTTGTACCTGTTCCACCCTCTTCCGCTCTTGAACTATGTATCGATACTGTTCTTTGTTTTGCTGATGACCAGCAAAAACGATTCCTCAAAAAATCCCTTGTGTTCCCTTCAAATGAGAGTCCTTGCTCACTTCCCATATAG